The sequence below is a genomic window from Anomalospiza imberbis isolate Cuckoo-Finch-1a 21T00152 chromosome 17, ASM3175350v1, whole genome shotgun sequence.
tggggagagggagaggccatcagggctgggcagagctgtctGTGGGTCACTGAGCCTGCTGGAGCCTGGTGCCCACCCGGAGCATCTGGCAGAGGCTGGCAGAGCACTGTCCTGCCCAGCAAGGAGGAAAACCTCCTTGTCCTTCCTATAGATCTCAAACTCCCTGGGGTTCAAAGGTTCCCAAGAAAGCTGCTACCCTGGAGCTCACAGATCCTGTCACACTTGAAATGTTGGGAGGAACAGTTCTGCTTTCAGTGAAGAAGCAATTGTGTGTGAGGTTTGACAtgaacagagctggggagggaaaaCCCTCTggctctgtggggctgcacCTGGCAGTCCTGGAATAGCCAACTCTTGGCAGTAGCTTGGGTCTAGCCCTGATTAGAAAAACACCCATAAGACACCCACTGTGGTGTCTGGCAGTGgtggtgagccaggactgtgCCACCCACAGCAGCTTTGCCAGTGGAGaaaagctgctcctgctctaTGCAGAGACCCCCTGcttgcacagctccagctctcccaAGGGCACTTGCTGCCCGTGGAGGTGGGAGACACACAAACCCCGAGTGTCATTCTAAAACTTaatataggaaagaaaatgtaatgaCTTACGGTTGAGGAATTGCAGATTAATGTTGATGATGCTGACCCACATGTTCACTAATGGGCAGAACTGCAATGGCAACAAGTGGCACAGTCTTGGTGAGAACACTGTGGGTGCAGCAGCACGTTCCCCAGCACCACTTGAGTTTCACAGATTTAAATCAGGATGGGACAAATATCCTGATTTCATCCTAGAGCATAGTTCTTCCATGGAAAAAGAGCTCTATGATTTGTTCAGCCCCCTTCTCAAAATGGCACAAATTCTACTGAACAAGGTAAAAGATCCTCTAAAAGGCCACTGCTCTAAACGGGGCTGTTGCTTCTGTTCACCCCCCaacaaggagcagctgagtaTAAATTACCCCATAACATCACATGATGAAATTGAAATTACTCCTAACCAATAAATTCTGTTCTGACTGTAAGGAAGATCAAGCAATTTTGTGTAACTCACTTATGGGCTGCAGGCATGTATCTGTGTATGCACAAATATATATTGTGCAtgtataaatttatttatttatttatttatataatatatattgtTCCTGCCAAGGGTAGGGGGATGGGAACTAACTAACctttgaggtcctttccaatccaaactgttctgtgattctgtgtgtgtgtgtgtaaatctACCAGGCAGTTCTGGCAGGAGCACTGACTACAGCTTAAATGCAGCTTCACAGCAAAGAATATTCAGACACTCACCATTGAAGGGACAAGGGACTTAAGAGTCTTGTTCAGCAAGCTGCTCACCAGATTGGTGAGGAAGCTAGGGAGGGAAAAGACAGACAAAAATTACCAGGGAAGTTGTCAAAACCCAGGACttgatatgaagaaaaaacTGAGCTCCTCCGTAGAGGAGCCCCTTCCTCTTCTCTGATAAGAGATGCTGcaagcccagagctcccccagGCTTCAACAGGAATTACAGATGCTCAGGTCTTTGTTATCTGAATCCCCAAATCTGCTTGCTATGCTGCCAATCCGTGCCCAGATTTGAGACTGAAGTTCTGCCCCACTGCCAACTTGCAGGAGCTGACCCCTACGCTCACCCTTTCTGCAGGCTGACACTGAAGCCTCCAAGGAGGTTGCTGCAATCCTTAAGCACCAGCTTAAGGTCACCAGGAGAGTCCTGGGTCAGGGCAATGTGTGATGTGATGTTTGCTTCCACTGAGGATCCActcagaaactgaaaaatccTAGAAAACAGGAAGTGGCATGGAAGGTTATGGAGCAAGCCAAAGCAGCACCAGAGACCAGTGCCTATGGTGAAGCTGCAAGCACAGCCTTGGCTGGGACAGTGCCTCAGTTTTGGGACTTCTCTCAGGCTCCTTGTCCTTTAGCAGatcacagaaccatagaattGTTCAGGTTGGAATTTCCCTGTAAGATTAAGAAGCCCAATTATCAACCCAGCACCACCGCCATGTTCACTAAACCGTGTCCTCAAGAGCTATATCCactttttgaacacttccacgGATGGTGAGAGTCTGTGGAGTGAGGACAGCTGGAAATTGTTCCAGAGTCAACAGCACAGCTTTCCTTACCAGCCTCTTGCTCGGTGTTTGGGGATGTTTGTCCAGTGCTCAGGAGTGTCCCATCCTCCCCAGCACCCTCAGGTCCCCATGGCCTCACTCTCTAGCCTCACTCACCCTGGAAAGCGGAGCACCAGCTTCGAGTACAGGTTCAGCACAAGCTCAGTCCCACGAAGGACCTTCCATGACACTCGGGCATTCTCGAGGTTCAGCACCTTCAGCCTGGGGGTTGACACCAAGGCAAACCCAACCTGAGATGGCGGGATCAGCAGGAGCAGATCCTACAGTCCCATCTCTTCCTGCTCATCGTTTGACCTGTGGATATTCCCAGGTAAAAGTGAAGGTGGGGAAGGACCAATTCCCCCTCCGCAAACAACCAATCTCAAAACATGGTCAGGTTTCTCAAGGCTATGTCCTCCTGAGTCTCAGCCATCTCCATGGGTGGAGATTCCCCCACCTGCTGTGTTGCCCATGGCAGTGTCACCCCACTCCCACAGGTAAGACTTTTCCCCTTTCTGGTTGGAATTTCCCCTGTTGCAGAGTCTCATGTGAGCTGTGAGCCCAGGACTGGTGGTTTGTATGAGAGTGAGGGTCTGATCCCCTGGATATTATGGGCCACCCTGCAGTGAGCCGCACCTTGGGGCTTCTGACTCACCAGGCGTAGCGTGTCATCTTCTGGGAGGCTCCACCACCCAACAGTCCTCCTGTTGCACCCAGCAGTCCTCCTGTTGCACCCAGCAGTCCTCCTGCTTCACCCAgaagaccatcaagtccaagcAGACTTCCATTGCCTAGGAGACCTCCTTTTCCAAGCAGCCCTGTGCCAAGCAGACCTGTCTCTCCAAGGAGGCTGTTATTGCCAAGGAGGCCATTGCTGAGGAGACCATTACCAAGTCCTTCACCAAGGAGGCCTGTGCCAAGTCCTTCACCGAGGAGGCCTGTGCCAAGTCCTTCACCGAGGAGGCCTGTGCCAAGGCCTTTCCCACTAAGGATGCCTGTGCCGAGCAGCCCATTGCTGCCAGGTTGTCCTCCTGCAACAGCCAGAACTTCATTACTCTCCTGTCCTTTACCACCCAGAAACCCTCctctcccaaaccctccctgtgccAAGCTTCCTCACCTAGGAGGCCTGTGCCAAGGACTCCAGCTCCACTGCGTTCATTTCCTGCACCAAGGGGACCTCcgctttctcctccacttggACTTCCTTTGCCCAGGAGACCAGTGCCAAGCAGCCCACCTTCTCCAAGAGCACCTGTGCCAGGCAACCCACTTTTTCCACCGATGAGACCAGTGCCAAGCAGGCCTGCAGCAAGAGAGTCCCAGTTACTGATTGGACTTCCACTCTTGGGGGGATTTCATTGACAGGGAAGGTTGGTTTGGCCACATTAGGGTGCACTGCTGGTGAGCTCTCACAGGGAGCCCTGAGCATCCTTGAACAAAGTTGGGTTCCTCACGGAGATGGGCCTGCCAGGAGGCAGCTCCCTGATGAGCAGAGAGACATACCATGAGCCCAAAATGGCACAGGACTGTGCCATGACTCTCCCctggaaacacagaaaatatctgAACTCACCACCGATGGGCTGTGCTGCATTCAGCAGGTTGAGGAGGCCCTGGGAGGGGGGCAGGAGGCCCCCGAGAAAGATGAGACACCAGAAGGGTGGCATGTCCTGGCACAGCACCTGTGGGAAGACCCACATCATCCCAAGCACCAGTTTCACATGGGTATTGACAGCCTAGGCACTGGTGCAGCTCTCCATCCCTCATGTGCACTACCCTGGGGTGGTGGGGAGATTCCTCCTGGATATACAGCCTCCAGACACCATGCCCCTCATCCCAGGAGGTCAGCCCAGACCTGCAGCCCCCTTTTCCCACTTCTGGTTATTAGGGAGCAGCTGAAGCCCAGTGCCACACTGCTCCAGAGCCATCGATGTCTCTATGCCAGACTGTGCTCCCCCCATGCAGTGCTGGGTGCCTGACCCTGCAGGGAAGTGGAAATGCCATTttaggagaggaagagagatgGAGATGAGGCAGGAGGACCTTGTACCGAGAGAGACGGATGGCTTCCAACCACTCTGAAATGGCCCTGAAAGAGGAACACTCACAGGGGCACAGCTGAATAAAAAATGACGAGTGTCACAATCGTGTCCTTCTGCCCGCTGTGAAGAGCACCCTGTGTTATTAAAGCTCAAAGCATGGTCAGAATCAGACTCACTTTCCCGTGGGcaggttgtttgtttttctcatctTGTTCCACTCAAGCTGTGAAAAGAGtctcttttccctgtgtttgATCTACCCTCAGCCAAAAGAAAGTACCTTCAAGGACCTTCTGTTCCTGCCCGAGCTGGGCTTCTCAGGGTGACAGCGCAGGCTGGGGAGTGTTTGTTTATGCGTGAAAAGGtgtttgcaaagaaatgagaaaatggtctctctgcagcacagccaggggtCTCAGCTCTAGGAGCATTTTCCTGGACAGCCTGTGTCCTGAACAGACACCTCAGCTTGTCCCTTCCGAGAAAAACAATGTGCAGGTGGAGATTGCAGAGATTCAGCACAGAGAAATAACATTATTTAGGTCAGACTGAACAACTTCTTTATATCTTCcagatactttaaaaaaatccctctatGACAGTTCTCGGCACAATTAAATTAGACTTTAATTCACTCGACTGTCTTTTACATTTTCCCTTTGATCAGCACGTAATGATGCACAGCTCGTGTAGCTGTGATTATTGAAcaggggagaaggagagaggcTCGAGCAGCTTCTATTGAAAATCGTGTCAAATAAAATCAGTGGGATTTGTTGGAGGGGCTCTGAAAGACGTGTGCAGCATTGCAAAAGGGTACCAGAATGGATGTCAGGGCTCTTAGAAGAGCTCTTAGAGAATACGTGACCATGCAGGCACCTATCTCTGCAGTTATTAACAATATCTACCAAGGTGCTGTGCCTCGGTCATGCACATTTCAGTGAGCCAAGCATCTTGCACATGCAAAAGGCACGTCTGGCTTTGCAGATAAACACTTATTTTACACCAGCTGAGATGAGGTCTGGAGAGCTGAAAATTGCTCTGAATTCTGGTCACCAAGATCATGAAAAAACTCCCAGTCCTTTCTGCCAGCTTAGTCATTATCACAAACTTAACAACAACAGGAATAAACGTGGAATTTAACAAGCAAGAGCTCTGCtggctttaaaaattaattttcataaatGATTAAATGCTGCTACAGAAATCAAAGGAAAGCATCATtaaaattcctgcttttcaaGCTGAGTTATTCTGTGCTGTAGGTCTCCTGATGGAGCTGGCACGGTGGCCACGGTCCTTCAGTGCCACTTACCTGGACCCTTTGATGTCGAGGCGGAGCAGCCCATGGTCacggctgctggcagctgcattTATAAACCCGAGCTGCAGGAATGAGGAAAGCCAAGGAAAGGATAGAGCAGGGACAGTCCCCTTTTGTGGGCCGTGAAGTGTGACCCCTGCACCAGCCTGACCCTGAACACCACATGTTGCTGTGGCCAGCAGCatccagccagcccagcagctcacCCCTCACCCTGGGTGTGGTGCCCACCTGCTCTGGGGAGTGTCCCAGGGCTGGTTCAGGACAGCTCTGCACCTTTATATGGAGCAGAATGAGTCCAAGGACAGTGAGAGGTAAGCAATTACCTCCCAACGAGCTAATTACATACAGAAACCTCACAAATtgcaaaacaaatgaaagagaGTGTGGGTTTGTGGCACACCGTCTGCTCTGAGAAAACTGCCTGTGCCCCAGAGGCAAGCAGGAGCTGGCTGTGTGTCCAAGAAAGATCTCCACAGTTTAAAGGAGGCTTGAGAGACACcagataaaaaaaaacagggaaataaatagagtggaaaggaaaaggaacatCAAAGATCACAGAAAAATCTGATTCTGATGTTTCAGGTGTGCTTCAGGTTGGATCTGGGCTGGACCAGGGCAGGACAGTCTCACAAACAGTGTCCCAGCTTCTCCCGCTCACCCCAGGAGCAACAGGTGGCTTTACAGCGTTAAATTTGCAGAAGTTTCATGTGGTTCATGCAGAGTTCATAGGCATTACTGGGTGATTTCCCCCGCTGGTCCCTAAGTGCTCCCAGGACAAAGCCCCAGTAAAGCCCAGGGCAGGTGAGTGTGTGGGTGCCCAACATGATCAAGATACCCCACAGCTTTGGGCCCAAGCGCTGAAGAGTCTGACATGTTTGGGTCTGACACAGCATTTTCTGGCAGAGCTCTGCACGCCCTGAGCTGTGGGTGGACAAAGGGGACTGCAGCCCTCCCACCTGAGATCTGTCCTGAGCCCAGGGGCTTCACCAGAGCTGGCCACCCCCACAGGCTTGAGcacctgctgtggctgcagagagGGCTGGACTTTATTGAACCTGAGCACAAGAATGCAAAGTACACCCACACCCTTCCGAGCACCCACAAAAGAGTTCAAAACACAATGTTCCATGGAAAACACTTGTGTCTTCCTTGTGCTCAAGAAGCCAGGTAGGGATAACACCCTGCTGCTGTTGTGCCATGTTGGGTATAGAGAGACACTCAGGATCCTCAGGCAAGTGAAGTCAATtttcagcagcctggggaggagaACCTCTCTCCCAGCACACCTGTGGGACACAAACCAGCCCAGCACAGTGCCACAGGAGGGGAGGTCACTGCTGAACTtccccccagggctcagccccaAACTCCATCCCCTCTATGTGCAGCCCCTGTGTCCTCAAGGTGTCCTGTGGTCAAAAAAAGAGGTCAGGTCTGGGGtggctcctccagcctctgaccaagctgcagcccagggaaaCTGGGCTTTCCATCTGTGGGGAAACCGCCCTGTGGTGAGGGGAAACTACAGAAGGAATTTCTGCATGGGTTGTTCCTTCATATATATGTTATTTAGAAGGCAGAGTAACATCACCCGGGTGGATCACCATCACATGGGTGGATCATCatcccctctgctgcagccctgagctggATCACacctgtatttttctttaaggTCACCACTGGTGCTGTGGGGACTGCAATTTCCATCAGCAATTCATGTGGCTCAGAGTATGCCTTGACAATctggcaacacccaaaaatgAAAAGTTTCTGCTGGTGGGAGCACAAACAGCgaccaggagctgcagagcaggttGCCCACTGATGCAGCAATTAcacagtgctgctctccaggacagGTCTGATCCTGAATTCCTCAGGAATTCCTGTACCTCAGCTGAAGAAGTTAATCAGGAGGCCCAGCGGGAGGAGCTGGTGTCCACTGTGGGTGGCAGGGGTGGTACAGGGGCCcgtgggggtttggggacagtcTCTGGCTTTCCCAGTGGATAGTTCACCAGACCTCCGGCCACACGCCCAATGACAGTCTGGAGTCACAGGGTAAGGAAACACAGGTCAAAACGTTTGCAATGTTTGCCTTTACGGTCAACTTCACGTTCCCTCGCTGTGAAATGGCTGCACGCACGGCCTCCCCAAGTCAGGGCCCGTGACACTTCCTTCTCCAAAAGTTTGTGAAACCTAAACCCCGTTGTGCTCTCCCATGACAGAGGTGAAAGCAAGGCAGGAAGCCAGGATCTCTGCCagcttccacagccccctggccAGCTGCACATGGCTGAAGGAAACCTTGATGAAGCTAAGGGAAATATCCCAAGCACAGATGGAAGGAGAAGATGCAGGACTCACATTCAAGTCCACCTCGAGAACTGGCCAGTTACCAGGAGAAGGCTGGACATGGTGTACTGGATGCTGCCCAGCAAATCCAGGGGCACCAGTGCTGGGGGAGAGGAAGGGATCAGCGATTCCTTGTTGGACTCGGCTGCAAATCCCCCTCCCCTACCTGAAGTTCCTTTGCATCCAGAAGAGCCTGGCTTTCAAGtgggctctgggcagggagCTCCTGCAGACCCTTGCTCCTGGCAGATCTGGGTGCCAGGgtggagcagaggagggaaaggTGTCGCAGTCATCCCTCAGCTGGAGTGGGTGACACACGGCACAAGGCAGGACAAGGCGTGGGACCCACGGTGTGCTCACAGTTCAGGAGTCCCAGCTGGTCACTGACGAGTCCCAGGGCAATGCTGAGCACTGGGCAGAGCTGCAAGAGTTGGGGCAGGTTGGTGAGAAGCCACATTCAGAGCCAGAGAaggacacacagccctgcttggCTGTGCCAGGCTTTCCCTGGGCATGGGAGCAGTGGACAACTGGAATGGTAGCCCTGCTCTGGGTCTGGCCCTGGGCATCTTCCTCAGAGAAGTGGGGAGACCCAGGAGCCCATGGGGAATGGCTAGAAAGACTGGGGCTTTCAGGAGGAGGAGAGATTCCATGAGTCCATAGCACAGTCCAGGACATCATTAGGAGCTCTCAACATTTGGGCAGACCTGTCattgggaaggaaggagaagattCTCCCAAGCTGATGGAGACGTGGAATGTGTCTCCCACTAATCCCAAGGTAGTGGGTGgatgcagcagccctgggacagTGGCTCTGCTCCTACTCCAGGCACCAGTGATGCCAGAGGGAGCTGCACCACATCTTTTCAGAGTCATTGCTCCTTCCcagaatgttttatttttccgACTTACCAGATTAGGAAGAAGTCTGTTCAGGACACTTGCCAATAAATTATCCACAATTGGGAGCAGGCTGTGGAAAAATAAAGGAGCACCATGAAAACAACCTGCTGCAAAGTAAATGGGTCTTGTTAAACAATTCCCTGTGAATAGCGTGGAGCACAGACCTCCCGGAGCAAGGCAATTGCAGCAGCAGAGTGAATCGCTTCTGCTTGGATTTTGCATGAGATAACTGTAATTTGCATCCCAAAATAGCCGATGGGAAATTTGTTGCTGCCTTTTATCTGCTAGTGTATAGTCTCCTCAAATGAGCAGAGAAAATCTCAGGCTGAGTGCTTCCAACACTCTGTGCTCACATCTCAGAAGACCCCCACGCCCTGTCCATTAAAATAACCTCTGAACGTGGCACATGGGACAGAATTGTGCCCTGAGATCTCTGGGCAGCACACCACTCACTGTGGCTGTGTGCGGGGGCACAGGGACCAGCACCACTGGCCCTGTGACACGGCTGGTGAGTGGCTGTCACCTCCAGGCATGGCGGGAGGGACGGCTGTAACAGGGAAATGCCCTGGTACTTTTGCCATTCGCAGGGCGTGGCTTGGGGTTGGCAGAACTTGATGGTGAGGTGGCTCCTGCCAGCAGGGGACACCTCCGTCACTCGCCCTCTCAGGAGTCTGATTTTAATGCCACCAAACAGCCACAGCACCAGCCCTAGCCCAGCCCACCTCTTGCCATTGAGGGCACTCGAGGGCAGGGGTTGAGGTAAgcacctgtgccaggcaggagctgcaggggcaCCCTGGGGAGCGTCAGCTCCAGGGACAGCGAGAGGGACACTGCGAGTGACAGCTCTGAGCCCAGCTGGGCTCCACCCGTGTCGGGGGGTGGGGGAGTCAGAGGCCAGTCAGACCAGAAATGCCAAAAGACACGgaattttctcatttatttcccTGTTTCAGTTATTCTCCAGTTTTATCGGAGGCTTGGTTCTTTTGCCttgtttttcctcctgctcctgctgggcttCCAAGCGCAGCCGAGCGGGTGGGCTGCAGACGGGAGCGGCGGCTCGGCAGCCGCGCCCAGCGCGCAGTTCGGGCACCCTCTATGGGCAAAGGCTCCTGCGCTGCCGCCtcctctgcccttccctggcCGCCTCAGGAGcctcctctgccctgcagacctgCGGGACTTCCAGAGCTTTCTCCTTTCAAGAGCCTGACCAGTTGAAATTTTAATTACATAAACAAAACGACTCCCGACTCAGTTTGGAGGGGGAGGTTTGCTCACAAGCATCGTGCTCTTCCCCTTCCCAATGAaattcctctccctttcctggCTGATCATGGTGCCGGTATGAGGGTGTCAATCCTAAAGGATCCTCAGTGGTTCCTGTCTTCCAGAGTGGCACTTGTGACCCACCATTACCCAAAACTCCTTTACTTTATTCCTCTACTTCTTTACAGCCCACCTCACCCTCAGGTGAGTTGTGCAAATTAAGGCTGAAATTATATCAGTGACTCACACTGGTCTTTCTTATTAAAATGGCCCATTTTTAGCCTTGTAATGATAAAAATAACCAGAACCTCAAAAGGATATCATTACACAAAACCTTCTTAAACTTCCATGTTAAATGAATGGATTGTCAGAAAAGGGTTTTCATTTTGCTGTAACAGcctattttctgatttttcagaCTAGTCACTAAATATTAACTAGAATTACTCACCTTCATTCCTACTATTGTATTTATTCCCATGTTTATTCTTGGCTCAATGGAGTATATCATAAGTATATCATTTTTTGGGGGTAAAACAGAGGCTCTGTCCCCCCAAGCTCACAGTACCTTTTACCACTTTTTGAACTCTTTTTCTTTACCTGACCTTATCCTGAATTTCAAGCCTGGCTTTGCTCAGCTCCTCCTAAAGTAAGACCTTATGCTGGTCCATGGGCACATCTGTTTAAACCCTCACAGAAGATCCTTCTATAGTGAAGGTGctgcaggaaaaatggaaagGTGCTTGAATTTCCGAAGCTGGCTAGTAGATTGAGGGTGTAAAGCACCATCTGTGAGTTTCATATATTCCACTATAAATAATGACCTGTAAACCAGGGAAAAGCATTGAGCAACAGGTTACTGGACAGCCAGTATCAGGCAGCACTGTTCCCAAGAGGCCAGggcaaaagggaaggaaaaggtgtGTGAGACTCCGTGGCTGCAGCACGTGGCTGCACTGATCTGAAAGAGCCATGCTGGGAAATCAGCTTCTTCCACAGAAATCCCTGCTGACACCTGCCCCCAGGCTGGCATGTACAGGTTACCACACCAGGGGGAATTCTTTAAGTTTCCAGCAAGTGCCTGGGGAGGCTTTGGAATAGTACCAAGAGATTTTTGTCTCCTTTACTGCTCAAGGAACCTCGAGAAGTGGTTCCTGAGGCTTGTCCCACccatcctgcagctgccagctccttcccagcagaCAGTGTTTCCTCCAAAAAACCCCTGTGCTGGGACACCTCCATGACCACTCCTGGCCGTAAGGGCACCTTTGTTCTGGTGCCCTCAACACTTAATACCTTTGTGAAAtcaaaagtgcttttttttgaCAGCCTGGTGCATCTTACACAACAAGGGGGTAATACACACCTAAATAAATCCCTATGGAGTGTGTGCTCATGTTATCTGTGCCTGGCTCTGGACAGAGCCTTGCacagccagcaccagcaggcTCCATGTGGGACCCgctgccagcaggagctgctccaaagGGCTCCAAAGGAGTGGGAGATATCAGCAAGAGCTGTGCCAGCGCTGCATCGCAAGCTCCCCTCTGCCCTCGTCTCAGGCATGAGAgatgggctgcagcagggcaccCATGTGCACCCAACCCAGTGCCCCTCTGAGAGGCTGTTTCACACCTGGTGCCACAGGCTGAGCTTCAGAAATGCTCTCTTTAGGTCCCAGTTTGTGCTCTGAAGGCACAGCCTCCCCACCCATCTGTGTGCCGTGTGGCAGAGGAGCATGGAGCAGGCAAACAGGTGTGGGGAGCCAGAAACTCATAGAAATAAATATCCAGAGAGGAAAATACTGTGACAGTGAGAGATTTTATTGGAAGAGCAATATGAGAGCAACCTTTGTGCCTAAGAACTCTGCCTCCTGG
It includes:
- the LOC137484114 gene encoding BPI fold-containing family B member 4-like, which produces MTRYAWLKVLNLENARVSWKVLRGTELVLNLYSKLVLRFPGIFQFLSGSSVEANITSHIALTQDSPGDLKLVLKDCSNLLGGFSVSLQKGFLTNLVSSLLNKTLKSLVPSMFCPLVNMWVSIININLQFLNRVVSFGLLGKIYSALSKLPVTAGQYVELDLQNSPFPSTFIDWLLQTAGVNPRINP